From a single Drosophila sulfurigaster albostrigata strain 15112-1811.04 chromosome 3, ASM2355843v2, whole genome shotgun sequence genomic region:
- the LOC133840315 gene encoding heme transporter FLVCR2, translating to MDLKHSASGAAESTDSYIATSKSTDMITPKEKENKATKAANAPGEGYKVYARRWAVLILFVFYSASNAMQWIQYTIINNIITRYYGISDKWVDWTSMIYMILYIPLIFPGSWFLDKVGLRITALVGIVGTCVGAWIKVFSVDPSLFYVSFIGQAIVALAQVCILSLPARLAAVWFGLDQVSSATSVGVFGNQLGVAVGFVLPPMLVPNSENLETVGKDLQMMFYLVAGLTSILLVLMIFFFQDKPPTPPSAAQEAAQRLEGMGEQQVSFALSLKNLLTNRNFIFLLLSYGINVGVFYAISTLLNPVVLKYYPGHEVDTGRIGLSIVLAGMLGSVVSGIVLDKTHKFKETTLAVYALSMVGMWIFTFTLDTGHIAVVYLTASLLGFFMTGYLPVGFEFGAELTFPEPEGTSSGLLNASAQTFGIIFTLFYSELLDTYGDVPANMAMAVMLIVGSLITAATGSDLRRQNAQVATGGGGSGRGSVAAAGGGVVNAAAINP from the exons ATGGATCTAAAACACAGCGCCAGTGGCGCAGCTGAGAGCACCGATTCCTATATAGCGACGAGCAAATCAACAGACATGATCACGCccaaggagaaggagaacaAAGCCACCAAGGCAGCCAATGCGCCAGGCGAAG GCTACAAAGTGTATGCAAGACGCTGGGCGGTGCTTATACTCTTTGTATTCTATTCAGCCTCGAATGCCATGCAATGGATACAGTAcaccatcatcaacaacataaTCACACG TTACTATGGCATCAGCGACAAATGGGTGGACTGGACGTCCATGATATATATGATATTGTACATACCACTCATATTTCCAGGCAGTTGGTTTCTGGACAAAGTG GGTTTGCGCATCACGGCGTTGGTCGGCATTGTGGGCACTTGTGTGGGCGCCTGGATCAAAGTGTTTTCGGTGGATCCATCGCTGTTCTACGTCAGCTTCATAGGACAGGCAATTGTCGCTCTGGCCCAG GTTTGCATATTGTCACTGCCAGCGAGATTGGCTGCAGTTTGGTTTGGACTCGATCAAGTATCATCAGCCACCAGCGTGGGCGTCTTTGGCAATCAG CTGGGCGTGGCCGTCGGATTTGTGCTGCCTCCCATGCTGGTGCCCAACTCGGAGAACCTCGAAACTGTGGGCAAGGATCTGCAGATGATGTTCTATCTGGTGGCCGGACTCACCAGCATCCTCTTGGTGCTCATGATATTCT TCTTTCAGGATAAGCCGCCCACACCGCCATCTGCTGCACAGGAGGCGGCACAGCGACTGGAAGGCATGGGAGAGCAGCAGGTTAGCTTTGCTCTGTCGCTTAAGAATCTGCTGACCAATCGTAACTTCATCTTTCTGCTGCTCTCCTATGGCATCAATGTGGGCGTCTTTTACGCCATCTCCACGCTGCTCAATCCG GTGGTGCTGAAGTATTATCCAGGTCATGAGGTCGACACTGGTCGCATTGGACTCAGCATTGTGCTGGCTGGCATGTTGGGTTCGGTTGTTTCTGGCATTGTGCTGGATAAGACGCACAAATTCAA GGAAACTACTTTGGCGGTTTATGCACTCTCCATGGTGGGCATGTGGATCTTCACATTCACTCTGGACACCGGACACATTGCTGTAGTCTATTTGACCGCCTCGCTGTTGGG CTTCTTTATGACCGGCTATCTCCCCGTGGGCTTTGAGTTTGGTGCCGAGCTAACGTTTCCCGAGCCGGAGGGCACTTCATCGGGGCTGCTCAATGCCTCGGCCCAGACGTTTGGCATCATCTTTACGCTCTTCTACTCGGAGCTGTTGGACACGTATGGCGATGTGCCGGCCAACATGGCCATGGCCGTTATGCTCATTGTGGGCTCCCTCATCACGGCGGCCACAGGTTCCGATTTGCGGCGACAGAATGCCCAAGTGGCAAccggtggcggtggcagtggCCGGGGAAGTGTTGCCGCTGCCGGTGGCGGTGTTGTCAACGCTGCTGCCATCAATCCGTAA
- the LOC133840314 gene encoding anillin isoform X1 produces MDPFTQRMLEKAEQRSRALGISNASKFPLSECSLTTPTPASTVAAKPASSATATAPMSVNSGSSNNSGNNKIVILEKATLEASPSKPLRHYAAVNKENMEMGIEINITTAQPIGVQVEIQEQDMTDEDDDQDDDVEAQEKQALTSNSETQSVPVNQPLARLRDTSRNRLQRMGALYSNTDDLSSPIHRTEAQFHAGDDDEELTARSPRKGKQRFGKLAALANTINQWEDDTAHHDVQRPLLDAVPPPKPDLPSRPVAEPKKTTADAVDASNAAKTKQLKWDPKVLSSLEAQGFQRRESSTIKHTYDYAKQEEVTSAPAATTVPKPPVPEKSTTVSQVAKVFGNAAKVAPPVNKPAPAPVANVKSGLVSGRAAIFENKAGGSQSQAAQRNQKDPCELSLKERMKLFETSNAKAMLPKAPIGQAPSISQIRAAVEEPKVHVAAVHPVTAAAQINVSQPAAKPQPKPESKLRDKVAALVASAQSSAENRIKDIDRQRQEDMQIIANRFNKQKEIFNVEPIVVAPTAPPAPAPAAAASRVVRPMPPPPPPPMANAASSKRRSPGDVIDEESKRARKSHTDRLYPALSDLDSSDDNCCATATASVNDDTEEELESCMDDESVEDADQSQTEDSSAGMCNGSLGRAILHTVQRNEAAQQQGKKVRYAEQDHYYSHDSSMNSSQVSGGIDDYLDEALVNEYGSTQDEDDDSDDDQHNASHLSLGSKGTTASNSFSFRRTSGAGLSNACQAIEEQHEAMDVQTPLLNGAQPVKSELSVNQDNDNLVTLVHTVSFYRKQQSANSSNSTPMRKICREQQVVRSALAADCHAKHKLEYDSPQHGEAAATANDYGSEEDEELQSARELNEAAQAQEKIKKLLSEVCKQQQVIGQASQALNLCAATVEFSGSTESVEGERYLLLATHRRQACLDEVQRLRVENSIRPVGAPKEKGLLTVKDITIPLRQEYVRKMATGNNNGHHLVCLLKYNEHVLATKTVPTMPGLLSVKFPDVLQLNNVYADFRITLEIYGMVAQRDQLPHELKYHINVNKKGGNKTPKKKGGENRLVMPPVQSPAGPHVVRTPQLVQYGFAIFSLREIQRTSWTLTQVLGVSPLDGAVHMKVNCELSVSVEYKGFLTMFEDISGFGAWHRRWCYLNGSALNYWKYPDDEKKKAPMGSIDLNACTSQKVSLAPRDICARLNTMLLECERPALESDKESLIIVPNGRTTTIRHLLSADTKEEREEWSAYLNKALTLLRAWGTTH; encoded by the exons atggatcCCTTCACTCAG cGCATGCTAGAGAAGGCCGAACAGCGCAGTCGCGCCCTGGGCATCAGCAATGCCAGCAAATTTCCGCTGTCGGAATGCAGCTTGACGACGCCGACGCCAGCTTCGACGGTAGCAGCAAAGCCAGCGTCAtcagcgacggcgacagcgcCAATGTCTGTTAACAGCGGTAGCAGCAataacagcggcaacaacaaaattgttatcCTAGAGAAGGCAACGCTGGAGGCATCGCCATCGAAGCCCCTTCGTCATTATGCTGCTGTCAACAAAGAGAATATGGAAATGGGAATTGAGATAAACATAACCACGGCGCAGCCAATTGGG GTACAAGTTGAGATACAAGAGCAGGACATGACTGATGAGGATGACGACCAGGACGACGATGTGGAAGCACAGGAGAAGCAAGCCCTCACCTCCAACAGTGAGACTCAGTCGGTTCCTGTGAATCAACCGCTGGCACGTCTTCGAGACACTTCACGCAATCGTCTGCAACGCATGGGTGCTTTGTACTCCAACACGGACGATTTGAGCTCGCCCATACATCGCACTGAGGCGCAGTTCCATGCTGGCGACGATGATGAGGAGCTAACAGCGCGCAGTCCACGTAAAGGCAAACAACGTTTTGGCAAACTGGCGGCGCTGGCCAACACCATCAATCAATGGGAGGATGATACGGCGCATCATGATGTGCAGCGTCCGCTGCTGGATGCAGTGCCACCGCCCAAACCCGACTTGCCTAGTCGACCGGTGGCAGAGCCGAAGAAGACGACAGCGGATGCAGTTGATGCCAGTAACGCCGCCAAGACGAAGCAATTGAAATGGGATCCAAAGGTATTGAGCTCATTGGAGGCACAAGGTTTTCAGCGTCGAGAGTCGTCAACGATTAAACACACCTATGATTATGCCAAGCAGGAAGAAGTAACttcagcaccagcagcaaccacagtgCCCAAGCCGCCAGTGCCGGAGAAATCCACGACAGTCAGCCAAGTGGCCAAGGTGTTTGGCAACGCAGCCAAAGTGGCGCCTCCCGTCAACAAGCCAGCTCCAGCGCCCGTTGCCAACGTCAAGTCCGGCTTGGTTTCAGGACGTGCTGCTATATTTGAGAACAAGGCCGGTGGCAGCCAGTCGCAAGCAGCGCAACGCAATCAGAAGGATCCGTGCGAGCTGTCGCTGAAGGAGCGCATGAAACTGTTTGAGACCAGCAATGCCAAGGCCATGTTGCCCAAGGCGCCCATTGGCCAAGCGCCCAGTATAAGTCAGATACGTGCAGCAGTCGAGGAGCCCAAGG TACACGTTGCCGCAGTGCATCCAGTTACCGCTGCAGCGCAAATCAATGTCAGTCAGCCTGCAGCGAAGCCACAGCCCAAGCCAGAGAGCAAGCTGCGCGACAAAGTGGCCGCCTTGGTGGCCTCGGCGCAATCCAGCGCTGAGAATCGCATCAAGGACATTGACAGGCAACGCCAAGAGGATATGCAAATCATAGCGAATCGCTTCAATAAGCAGAAAGAGATCTTCAATGTTGAGCCAATAGTTGTGGCACCAACTGCTCCAcctgctccagctccagctgccgCAGCTAGTCGTGTGGTGCGTCCcatgccaccgccgccaccaccgccCATGGCCAATGCCGCCAGCAGCAAGCGGCGATCAC CTGGCGATGTCATTGATGAGGAGTCAAAGCGTGCACGCAAATCACATACGGATCGCCTGTATCCCGCCTTATCCGATCTGGACTCCAGCGACGATAATTGCTGTGCGACGGCAACGGCATCCGTTAACGATGACACGGAGGAGGAGCTCGAAAG TTGCATGGATGATGAGTCGGTTGAGGACGCGGATCAGTCGCAGACTGAGGACAGCAGCGCAGGCATGTGCAACGGCAGCCTTGGCCGTGCCATATTGCACACTGTGCAACGCAATGaggcagcgcagcagcagggGAAAAAG GTACGCTATGCTGAGCAGGATCATTACTACAGTCATGATAGCTCAATGAATTCGTCGCAAGTCTCGGGTGGCATTGATGACTATTTGGACGAGGCGCTTGTCAATGAATATGGCAGCACACAGGACGAAGACGATGACAGCGACGATGATCAACACAACGCCAGCCACTTGTCTCTGGGC AGCAAAGGTACCACAGCCTCCAATAGCTTCTCGTTTCGTCGCACATCGGGTGCTGGCTTGAGCAATGCTTGCCAGGCTATTGAGGAACAGCACGAGGCGATGGATGTGCAGACGCCGCTGCTGAATGGCGCACAGCCAGTCAAGTCGGAGCTGAGCGTGAATCAGGACAACGATAATTTGGTCACGCTGGTGCACACCGTTAGCTTCTACCGCAAACAGCAGTCCGCTAAT AGCTCCAACTCAACGCCCATGCGCAAGATCTGCAGGGAGCAGCAGGTGGTGCGCTCAGCGCTCGCTGCCGATTGCCATGCCAAGCACAAGCTGGAGTATGATTCACCACAGCATGGCGAGGCAGCTGCCACTGCCAATGATTATGGCAGCGAGGAGGATGAAGAGCTGCAGAGCGCACGGGAATTGAATGAGGCTGCACAGGCGCAGGAGAAGATCAAGAAGCTGCTTAGCGAGGtgtgcaagcagcagcaggtcaTTGGCCAAGCGAGTCAGGCTCTCAATCTGTGCGCTGCCACCGTGGAGTTCTCTGGCTCCACTGAATCCGTGGAAGGCGAACGCTATTTGCTGCTAGCCA CCCATCGTCGTCAGGCCTGCTTGGATGAGGTGCAGCGTTTGCGTGTGGAGAACAGCATTCGTCCTGTGGGTGCGCCCAAGGAGAAGGGTTTGCTGACCGTCAAGGATATCACAATACCACTCAGGCAGGAGTACGTGCGTAAAATGGCCacgggcaacaacaatggacaTCATTTGGTCTGCTTGCTCAAATACAATGAGCACGTGCTGGCCACCAAAACGGTGCCAACTATGCCTGGTTTGCTCTCTGTCAAATTTCCCGATGTGCTGCAGTTGAACAATGTCTACGCTGATTTCCGG ATTACGCTGGAGATTTACGGCATGGTGGCGCAGCGGGATCAGCTGCCACATGAGCTCAAGTATCACATTAATGTGAACAAAAAGGGCGGCAATAAAACACCGAAAAAGAAGGGCGGCGAGAATCGTTTGGTCATGCCACCGGTGCAGAGTCCAGCGGGTCCGCATGTGGTGCGCACACCGCAGCTGGTGCAATATGGTTTCGCCATCTTCTCGCTGCGTGAGATCCAGCGCACCAGTTGGACACTGACGCAAGTGCTGGGCGTAAGTCCACTCGATGGCGCCGTCCACATGAAAGTCAACTGCGAGCTGTCGGTGAGTGTCGAGTACAAGGGATTCCTGACCATGTTCGAGGACATATCCGGCTTTGGCGCCTGGCATCGTCGCTGGTGCTATCTGAATGGCTCGGCGCTCAACTACTGGAAGTATCCAGACGATGAGAAGAAGAAGGCACCCATGGGCAGCATCGATTTAAATGCATGCACCTCGCAAAAGGTGAGCCTTGCGCCACGTGACATTTGTGCGCGTCTCAACACAATGCTGCTGGAGTGCGAGCGTCCGGCATTGGAGTCCGACAAGGAATCGTTGATTATAGTGCCCAACGGACGCACAACGACCATACGTCATCTGCTGTCCGCCGACACAAAGGAGGAGCGCGAGGAGTGGTCTGCCTATCTGAACAAGGCGCTCACATTGTTGCGCGCCTGGGGAACAACCCATTGA
- the LOC133840314 gene encoding anillin isoform X2 produces MDPFTQRMLEKAEQRSRALGISNASKFPLSECSLTTPTPASTVAAKPASSATATAPMSVNSGSSNNSGNNKIVILEKATLEASPSKPLRHYAAVNKENMEMGIEINITTAQPIGVQVEIQEQDMTDEDDDQDDDVEAQEKQALTSNSETQSVPVNQPLARLRDTSRNRLQRMGALYSNTDDLSSPIHRTEAQFHAGDDDEELTARSPRKGKQRFGKLAALANTINQWEDDTAHHDVQRPLLDAVPPPKPDLPSRPVAEPKKTTADAVDASNAAKTKQLKWDPKEEVTSAPAATTVPKPPVPEKSTTVSQVAKVFGNAAKVAPPVNKPAPAPVANVKSGLVSGRAAIFENKAGGSQSQAAQRNQKDPCELSLKERMKLFETSNAKAMLPKAPIGQAPSISQIRAAVEEPKVHVAAVHPVTAAAQINVSQPAAKPQPKPESKLRDKVAALVASAQSSAENRIKDIDRQRQEDMQIIANRFNKQKEIFNVEPIVVAPTAPPAPAPAAAASRVVRPMPPPPPPPMANAASSKRRSPGDVIDEESKRARKSHTDRLYPALSDLDSSDDNCCATATASVNDDTEEELESCMDDESVEDADQSQTEDSSAGMCNGSLGRAILHTVQRNEAAQQQGKKVRYAEQDHYYSHDSSMNSSQVSGGIDDYLDEALVNEYGSTQDEDDDSDDDQHNASHLSLGSKGTTASNSFSFRRTSGAGLSNACQAIEEQHEAMDVQTPLLNGAQPVKSELSVNQDNDNLVTLVHTVSFYRKQQSANSSNSTPMRKICREQQVVRSALAADCHAKHKLEYDSPQHGEAAATANDYGSEEDEELQSARELNEAAQAQEKIKKLLSEVCKQQQVIGQASQALNLCAATVEFSGSTESVEGERYLLLATHRRQACLDEVQRLRVENSIRPVGAPKEKGLLTVKDITIPLRQEYVRKMATGNNNGHHLVCLLKYNEHVLATKTVPTMPGLLSVKFPDVLQLNNVYADFRITLEIYGMVAQRDQLPHELKYHINVNKKGGNKTPKKKGGENRLVMPPVQSPAGPHVVRTPQLVQYGFAIFSLREIQRTSWTLTQVLGVSPLDGAVHMKVNCELSVSVEYKGFLTMFEDISGFGAWHRRWCYLNGSALNYWKYPDDEKKKAPMGSIDLNACTSQKVSLAPRDICARLNTMLLECERPALESDKESLIIVPNGRTTTIRHLLSADTKEEREEWSAYLNKALTLLRAWGTTH; encoded by the exons atggatcCCTTCACTCAG cGCATGCTAGAGAAGGCCGAACAGCGCAGTCGCGCCCTGGGCATCAGCAATGCCAGCAAATTTCCGCTGTCGGAATGCAGCTTGACGACGCCGACGCCAGCTTCGACGGTAGCAGCAAAGCCAGCGTCAtcagcgacggcgacagcgcCAATGTCTGTTAACAGCGGTAGCAGCAataacagcggcaacaacaaaattgttatcCTAGAGAAGGCAACGCTGGAGGCATCGCCATCGAAGCCCCTTCGTCATTATGCTGCTGTCAACAAAGAGAATATGGAAATGGGAATTGAGATAAACATAACCACGGCGCAGCCAATTGGG GTACAAGTTGAGATACAAGAGCAGGACATGACTGATGAGGATGACGACCAGGACGACGATGTGGAAGCACAGGAGAAGCAAGCCCTCACCTCCAACAGTGAGACTCAGTCGGTTCCTGTGAATCAACCGCTGGCACGTCTTCGAGACACTTCACGCAATCGTCTGCAACGCATGGGTGCTTTGTACTCCAACACGGACGATTTGAGCTCGCCCATACATCGCACTGAGGCGCAGTTCCATGCTGGCGACGATGATGAGGAGCTAACAGCGCGCAGTCCACGTAAAGGCAAACAACGTTTTGGCAAACTGGCGGCGCTGGCCAACACCATCAATCAATGGGAGGATGATACGGCGCATCATGATGTGCAGCGTCCGCTGCTGGATGCAGTGCCACCGCCCAAACCCGACTTGCCTAGTCGACCGGTGGCAGAGCCGAAGAAGACGACAGCGGATGCAGTTGATGCCAGTAACGCCGCCAAGACGAAGCAATTGAAATGGGATCCAAAG GAAGAAGTAACttcagcaccagcagcaaccacagtgCCCAAGCCGCCAGTGCCGGAGAAATCCACGACAGTCAGCCAAGTGGCCAAGGTGTTTGGCAACGCAGCCAAAGTGGCGCCTCCCGTCAACAAGCCAGCTCCAGCGCCCGTTGCCAACGTCAAGTCCGGCTTGGTTTCAGGACGTGCTGCTATATTTGAGAACAAGGCCGGTGGCAGCCAGTCGCAAGCAGCGCAACGCAATCAGAAGGATCCGTGCGAGCTGTCGCTGAAGGAGCGCATGAAACTGTTTGAGACCAGCAATGCCAAGGCCATGTTGCCCAAGGCGCCCATTGGCCAAGCGCCCAGTATAAGTCAGATACGTGCAGCAGTCGAGGAGCCCAAGG TACACGTTGCCGCAGTGCATCCAGTTACCGCTGCAGCGCAAATCAATGTCAGTCAGCCTGCAGCGAAGCCACAGCCCAAGCCAGAGAGCAAGCTGCGCGACAAAGTGGCCGCCTTGGTGGCCTCGGCGCAATCCAGCGCTGAGAATCGCATCAAGGACATTGACAGGCAACGCCAAGAGGATATGCAAATCATAGCGAATCGCTTCAATAAGCAGAAAGAGATCTTCAATGTTGAGCCAATAGTTGTGGCACCAACTGCTCCAcctgctccagctccagctgccgCAGCTAGTCGTGTGGTGCGTCCcatgccaccgccgccaccaccgccCATGGCCAATGCCGCCAGCAGCAAGCGGCGATCAC CTGGCGATGTCATTGATGAGGAGTCAAAGCGTGCACGCAAATCACATACGGATCGCCTGTATCCCGCCTTATCCGATCTGGACTCCAGCGACGATAATTGCTGTGCGACGGCAACGGCATCCGTTAACGATGACACGGAGGAGGAGCTCGAAAG TTGCATGGATGATGAGTCGGTTGAGGACGCGGATCAGTCGCAGACTGAGGACAGCAGCGCAGGCATGTGCAACGGCAGCCTTGGCCGTGCCATATTGCACACTGTGCAACGCAATGaggcagcgcagcagcagggGAAAAAG GTACGCTATGCTGAGCAGGATCATTACTACAGTCATGATAGCTCAATGAATTCGTCGCAAGTCTCGGGTGGCATTGATGACTATTTGGACGAGGCGCTTGTCAATGAATATGGCAGCACACAGGACGAAGACGATGACAGCGACGATGATCAACACAACGCCAGCCACTTGTCTCTGGGC AGCAAAGGTACCACAGCCTCCAATAGCTTCTCGTTTCGTCGCACATCGGGTGCTGGCTTGAGCAATGCTTGCCAGGCTATTGAGGAACAGCACGAGGCGATGGATGTGCAGACGCCGCTGCTGAATGGCGCACAGCCAGTCAAGTCGGAGCTGAGCGTGAATCAGGACAACGATAATTTGGTCACGCTGGTGCACACCGTTAGCTTCTACCGCAAACAGCAGTCCGCTAAT AGCTCCAACTCAACGCCCATGCGCAAGATCTGCAGGGAGCAGCAGGTGGTGCGCTCAGCGCTCGCTGCCGATTGCCATGCCAAGCACAAGCTGGAGTATGATTCACCACAGCATGGCGAGGCAGCTGCCACTGCCAATGATTATGGCAGCGAGGAGGATGAAGAGCTGCAGAGCGCACGGGAATTGAATGAGGCTGCACAGGCGCAGGAGAAGATCAAGAAGCTGCTTAGCGAGGtgtgcaagcagcagcaggtcaTTGGCCAAGCGAGTCAGGCTCTCAATCTGTGCGCTGCCACCGTGGAGTTCTCTGGCTCCACTGAATCCGTGGAAGGCGAACGCTATTTGCTGCTAGCCA CCCATCGTCGTCAGGCCTGCTTGGATGAGGTGCAGCGTTTGCGTGTGGAGAACAGCATTCGTCCTGTGGGTGCGCCCAAGGAGAAGGGTTTGCTGACCGTCAAGGATATCACAATACCACTCAGGCAGGAGTACGTGCGTAAAATGGCCacgggcaacaacaatggacaTCATTTGGTCTGCTTGCTCAAATACAATGAGCACGTGCTGGCCACCAAAACGGTGCCAACTATGCCTGGTTTGCTCTCTGTCAAATTTCCCGATGTGCTGCAGTTGAACAATGTCTACGCTGATTTCCGG ATTACGCTGGAGATTTACGGCATGGTGGCGCAGCGGGATCAGCTGCCACATGAGCTCAAGTATCACATTAATGTGAACAAAAAGGGCGGCAATAAAACACCGAAAAAGAAGGGCGGCGAGAATCGTTTGGTCATGCCACCGGTGCAGAGTCCAGCGGGTCCGCATGTGGTGCGCACACCGCAGCTGGTGCAATATGGTTTCGCCATCTTCTCGCTGCGTGAGATCCAGCGCACCAGTTGGACACTGACGCAAGTGCTGGGCGTAAGTCCACTCGATGGCGCCGTCCACATGAAAGTCAACTGCGAGCTGTCGGTGAGTGTCGAGTACAAGGGATTCCTGACCATGTTCGAGGACATATCCGGCTTTGGCGCCTGGCATCGTCGCTGGTGCTATCTGAATGGCTCGGCGCTCAACTACTGGAAGTATCCAGACGATGAGAAGAAGAAGGCACCCATGGGCAGCATCGATTTAAATGCATGCACCTCGCAAAAGGTGAGCCTTGCGCCACGTGACATTTGTGCGCGTCTCAACACAATGCTGCTGGAGTGCGAGCGTCCGGCATTGGAGTCCGACAAGGAATCGTTGATTATAGTGCCCAACGGACGCACAACGACCATACGTCATCTGCTGTCCGCCGACACAAAGGAGGAGCGCGAGGAGTGGTCTGCCTATCTGAACAAGGCGCTCACATTGTTGCGCGCCTGGGGAACAACCCATTGA
- the LOC133843063 gene encoding uncharacterized protein LOC133843063 has protein sequence MPIASAMLSSGNAKVAARKQSVLTSNPNRVVDNCVFYELNKQYRMVEEKSINLLWNCAKELTTATHAERLLKSYYTNTCRKLAKHSIQLPADCVGAARMCKRCGNQWADGNYELQLQPQRLANNAKRRRLIARLDVEKEKAKAKQGKLSIGARKRAKWLKKRMASNIAVDCSLCGHNTMLPLEKPKKRSKAAETIAPPTATTKTTEVASKKKKKKKKNQDVNAGLKLPPPQTQSQQQQQQLQKTPTAQKAAPTITKTTTTPKAAGQNSKQKKKTKTTPAVSSAAPKVQSKTQKQNALLQLAAHLKSHAFKTASKTPQDRLQALLK, from the exons ATGCCGATTGCCAGTGCAATGTTATCCAGTGGCAACGCCAAAGTGGCAGCACGTAAACAAAGTGTTTTAACATCAAATCCAAATCGCGTAGTTGataattgtgtattttatgaattaaacAAGCAATATA gAATGGTTGAGGAAAAGTCCATAAATCTACTATGGAACTGCGCCAAAGAGTTGACAACGGCGACACACGCCGAGCGATTGCTCAAATCCTACTACAC AAATACCTGTCGCAAGTTGGCCAAGCACAGCATCCAGTTGCCCGCTGACTGCGTGGGCGCAGCAAGGATGTGCAAGCGTTGTGGCAACCAGTGGGCCGATGGCAATTatgagctgcagttgcaaccaCAACGCTTggcaaacaatgcaaaaagaaGGCGGTTAATCGCTCGCCTGGATGTGGAAAAGGAAAAGGCCAAAGCGAAGCAGGGCAAGTTGAGCATTGGGGCGAGGAAGCGCGCCAAATGGCTGAAGAAACGCATGGCCAGTAATATT GCTGTTGACTGCTCGCTCTGTGGACACAACACTATGTTGCCGCTTGAAAAGCCTAAAAAACGCTCGAAAGCTGCCGAAACAATTGCAccgccaacagcaacaacaaaaacaactgaaGTGGcgagcaaaaagaaaaagaagaaaaagaaaaatcaagaTGTCAATGCTGGGCTGAAGCTTCCCCCGCCCCAAACAcaatcacaacagcagcagcaacaactacaaaagaCGCCGACAGCGCAGAAAGCGGCGcccacaataacaaaaactacaactacacCCAAGGCAGCAGggcaaaacagcaaacaaaagaagaaaacgaaaacaacgcCCGCAGTCAGCAGCGCAGCACCGAAAGTGCAAtcgaaaacacaaaaacaaaatgcattgcTACAATTGGCAGCGCATCTAAAATCACACGCGTTTAAAACCGCCAGCAAAACGCCTCAAGATCGCTTGCAAGCGTTGCTCAAGTAA